In Schizosaccharomyces osmophilus chromosome 2, complete sequence, the following proteins share a genomic window:
- the gaf1 gene encoding DNA-binding transcription factor Gaf1 — protein MDLKFNEIFKESDHPALQKRLDPSASKQDHSSQNPSDMALDLWKMMSKAKSDIQNGRRVENLSWRLMSINLQKQSNLSNNAFPSNVSACSKFSPNPLTPHSNPHSSDNVSLNSGTPDQKSDPNCLMNTLPSYSVPTDTTGSSMMEFNYLQRRVRKTSFNEASAKSKKRPITSTHFPSNDVDFSMNLDSHPFSSPKIHASDSFDATKKSVDHTSSSSFPASTPIDYFDSRPSSSLAAGLQSVPIPSASGIVNPMNQHMNSTTAPATRQSDIDALGLDFDMTPSEPSSSFQDNNGFPSFVDAGTNHDESLFSSSAATSFSFEHGPSSFPVPGSISTGSLRGQAPSEGGFGTSYNSQNLYGISSPLSAGVTPTQSFFPEPANNNMFEIPKQSADVSSPLTSSPGSFPNMSSLHMTSSLPNSTSHAGIRRSPMFRSGSNRSVGNFAQPVDLNQDQNESVGGSFQRGNEWTGGDSNGIGLNNSLPGSDMFSPPFMRIGTAMGTAPLRNNSVSSFSHNYLHQSSPQFAAVPHRKVNTQEPSLMGSSPGIYNHMPYLNRSTSSTSVAGTPVEGMSTGMKKRASATGSVPSLPLLNQNGDQISDSTVKEKPMEDKKENNQKGMSGTPTCTNCHTHTTPLWRRSPDGQPLCNACGLFMKINGVVRPLSLKTDVIKKRNRGAGSNTSVPASRSATPRKSVPRKGGYKQSTSSKPATKEEAKAKPTTGQKSYSPSFTQQPGIHDDSLMMDRRASVESPMMQDSSVRQPSAMLSPEFTQNSSEFGMPFNKGMSSANHMRESSIEKIKSEAPQAVNSPLFDTFDTDLGMPSITDPQTMGVDAADLHRVSKSSWDWYSVM, from the coding sequence ATGGATCTGAAATTTAACGAAATCTTTAAAGAGTCTGACCATCCAGCTCTCCAAAAGAGACTCGACCCTTCCGCCTCAAAACAAGATCATTCTTCCCAAAATCCAAGCGACATGGCTTTGgatctttggaaaatgatGTCCAAGGCCAAGTCAGACATACAAAATGGACGTCGCGTCGAAAACTTGTCTTGGCGTCTTATGTCTATTAATTTGCAAAAGCAATCTAATCTGTCTAATAATGCTTTCCCCTCCAATGTTTCCGCATGCAGTAAGTTCTCTCCTAACCCTCTTACTCCTCACTCCAACCCCCATAGCTCCGATAATGTATCCTTAAACTCTGGTACGCCCGACCAAAAATCCGATCCTAATTGCTTAATGAATACCCTTCCGTCTTATAGCGTTCCCACTGATACCACGGGCAGCTCCATGATGGAGTTTAATTATCTTCAAAGACGTGTGCGGAAAACTAGTTTCAACGAGGCCTCtgcaaaaagcaagaaacgTCCCATTACTAGCACCCATTTCCCCTCGAACGATGTGGATTTTTCTATGAATCTTGACTCCCATCCTTTCAGCTCCCCTAAAATTCACGCTTCTGATTCTTTTGATGCTACTAAAAAGTCTGTGGATCACACtagttcttcttcatttccGGCTTCCACTCCTATCGATTATTTTGATTCTCGACCTTCTTCCTCCTTGGCTGCCGGCCTTCAGTCTGTGCCCATCCCTTCAGCCTCTGGTATAGTAAATCCGATGAACCAACATATGAATTCCACTACTGCTCCCGCTACCAGACAGTCCGATATAGATGCTTTGGGTTTAGATTTCGATATGACTCCTTCGGAACCCTCTTCGTCTTTTCAAGATAACAATGGTTTTCCGTCTTTTGTCGATGCTGGAACAAACCACGACGAatcattattttcttcctctgCTGCTACCTCTTTTAGTTTTGAACATGGTCCTTCCAGTTTCCCTGTTCCAGGTAGTATATCCACAGGTTCCTTGCGTGGACAGGCTCCCTCCGAAGGGGGCTTTGGTACCTCTTATAACAGCCAAAATCTATATGGTATCTCTTCCCCTTTGAGCGCGGGTGTGACACCCACTcaatctttctttcctgAGCCTGCTAATAATAATATGTTTGAGATACCCAAACAATCTGCTGACGTGTCTTCCCCTTTGACCTCGTCCCCAGGATCTTTTCCTAATATGTCCTCTTTGCACATGACGAGCTCTTTGCCTAATTCCACTTCTCATGCCGGTATCCGTCGTTCTCCCATGTTCCGTAGTGGGTCCAATAGATCGGTTGGTAACTTCGCTCAACCAGTTGACTTGAACCAAGACCAAAATGAATCTGTTGGCGGATCCTTCCAACGCGGCAATGAATGGACCGGCGGTGATTCCAATGGTATAGGCTTAAATAACTCCTTACCAGGTTCCGATATGTTTTCTCCCCCATTTATGCGTATAGGCACAGCCATGGGTACTGCTCCTCTTCGCAACAATTCCGTGTCTTCTTTCTCTCATAACTACTTGCATCAGTCGAGTCCACAATTTGCTGCCGTGCCTCACCGGAAAGTAAATACCCAAGAACCTAGTTTAATGGGATCAAGTCCTGGTATTTACAACCACATGCCTTACCTGAACCGCTCTACATCTTCCACGTCTGTCGCCGGAACGCCGGTGGAAGGCATGTCAACTGGCATGAAAAAGCGTGCATCTGCTACTGGTTCTGTTCCCAGTCTTCCTTTGTTAAATCAAAACGGCGACCAAATTTCGGATTCAACTGTCAAAGAAAAGCCAATGGAAGACAAAAAGGAGAATAACCAGAAAGGTATGTCTGGTACACCTACATGCACAAACTGCCACACTCATACTACTCCCTTATGGCGCCGCAGTCCTGATGGCCAGCCACTGTGCAATGCATGTGGcctttttatgaaaattaaTGGCGTGGTTCGTCCTTTGAGTCTGAAGACCGACGTaataaagaagagaaaCCGTGGTGCTGGAAGCAATACTAGCGTTCCTGCTTCACGATCTGCCACTCCCCGAAAATCAGTACCGCGAAAAGGTGGTTATAAACAATCAACTTCAAGTAAACCCGCTACCAAAGAGGAAGCGAAAGCTAAACCAACTACCGGtcaaaaaagttattcCCCCAGTTTTACGCAACAACCCGGAATTCACGATGATAGTCTGATGATGGACAGAAGGGCATCGGTAGAATCTCCAATGATGCAAGATTCATCTGTAAGACAGCCTTCGGCTATGTTATCTCCTGAATTCACGCAGAATTCTAGTGAATTTGGGATGCCGTTTAACAAGGGTATGTCTTCTGCAAACCATATGCGTGAATCCTcgatagaaaaaataaagtcgGAAGCACCGCAGGCTGTAAATTCACCCTTGTTTGATACCTTTGATACTGATTTGGGGATGCCTTCGATTACTGACCCACAAACGATGGGAGTGGATGCTGCCGACTTGCACAGGGTTTCCAAGTCATCATGGGATTGGTATAGTGTCATGTAA
- the dad5 gene encoding DASH complex subunit Dad5 produces the protein MRRSTIVPTITNTTGNVPSANSHNNFAPSPNQIKAVQMNHLADQLSQLQANLSHLENHVHVTAIQAEAIRRMGALQASLLMASGRVLSESNTTFRQEEK, from the coding sequence ATGCGTCGTTCTACGATCGTTCCAACCATTACCAATACGACGGGAAACGTTCCTTCAGCAAATTCGCACAACAATTTCGCTCCTTCGCCAAACCAAATCAAAGCCGTCCAAATGAATCATCTTGCTGACCAGCTGTCCCAATTACAGGCCAATTTGTCCCATTTAGAGAATCATGTTCATGTCACGGCCATTCAAGCCGAAGCTATTCGACGTATGGGTGCTCTTCAAGCTTCTTTGTTGATGGCTTCTGGTCGTGTCCTGTCGGAATCCAATACGACTTTTCGTCAAGAGGAAAAGTGA